In a genomic window of Spirosoma agri:
- a CDS encoding RNA polymerase sigma factor: MSNASNIPALPELLAGCLRNQRRSQELLYRQFYGYAMSVCLRYAPTREGALEVLNDGFLKVFTRLDQYEPAQPFKGWLRRILINTAVDHYRQEVRHFYHEDVEQANQVAVTESPDVYSQLAQEELMRLIQRLSPAYRLVFNLYVIDGFSHDEIASQLGISAGASKSNLARARENLRQLVKQLNYDEYARANR; encoded by the coding sequence TTGTCTAACGCGTCAAACATACCGGCTTTACCTGAACTGCTGGCGGGTTGCCTGCGCAACCAACGTCGTAGTCAGGAGCTGCTCTACCGGCAGTTCTATGGGTACGCCATGAGTGTTTGTCTGCGTTATGCGCCAACCCGTGAGGGCGCTCTCGAGGTGCTGAATGATGGCTTCCTGAAAGTATTTACCCGCCTGGACCAGTACGAACCGGCGCAGCCTTTCAAGGGTTGGCTACGGCGTATTCTGATCAATACGGCGGTCGATCACTACCGGCAGGAGGTGCGCCATTTTTACCATGAAGATGTTGAACAGGCCAATCAGGTTGCAGTCACGGAGTCACCCGATGTTTACAGTCAACTGGCTCAGGAAGAGCTGATGCGCTTGATTCAGCGACTGTCGCCCGCCTATCGACTTGTGTTTAACCTGTACGTGATCGATGGATTCTCGCACGACGAAATTGCCAGCCAGCTTGGTATATCGGCTGGTGCGTCGAAGTCGAATCTGGCCCGGGCACGGGAAAATCTGCGCCAATTAGTGAAGCAATTGAATTACGATGAGTATGCAAGAGCTAACCGATGA
- a CDS encoding porin family protein translates to MQELTDDQLDGLFRKSAEEFDTPYDPAGWEAVKDQLDDRDRAAFWKRLLPWGIPLLLLLLIGGTWYAYQSAEPTSSKVISQRVAQKSPIVADHARSLPLTDSRKQQDDGNSATETRPVETLSPSSSEDSGVTAEKQSVGVGKVDSESTELLAVSTKPDVGLSKNTVSDATKRRVVTYKKKVGNRSEPTGVRTTPTTADRLTATNRHQSRRLHKDEAKLRNRASNVSSIGKRGFTTVPKSDYVIRSTSSFTGRTARNSAESILSSVSATSENVVLAESSESAPMVFPSIAELAIRQGKWATLSALTSRDVKLTTPTEPVSAPAVQPERGFSVRFAVSPDLSSIGLTNFSRPGTNVGLFLEYRIASRWSVQAGVIRSTKVYNASASQYDGEKLWSNWKVLPESVDGVCNMLDIPINVRYDIALRPRLDNRLQPNRWFVSGGVTSYVMLKEEYTNNFADPSNPHIYPGMWRESVRTGGYGFSQLNLSVGYERALSRRLSWQIEPFMKVPLKGVGFFKINLMSTGAFLSLRYKL, encoded by the coding sequence ATGCAAGAGCTAACCGATGACCAATTGGATGGACTCTTCAGAAAGTCGGCTGAAGAGTTTGATACACCCTACGATCCGGCAGGCTGGGAAGCCGTGAAGGATCAGCTGGATGACCGGGACCGCGCGGCTTTCTGGAAACGATTGTTACCCTGGGGCATACCACTTCTGCTGCTGCTATTAATCGGCGGAACGTGGTATGCTTACCAGAGCGCAGAGCCGACCAGTAGTAAAGTTATTTCACAACGGGTTGCCCAGAAATCACCGATAGTGGCTGATCACGCACGAAGTTTGCCATTGACCGATAGTCGTAAGCAACAGGATGACGGTAATTCAGCAACGGAAACTCGCCCGGTAGAAACATTGTCTCCCAGTTCTTCGGAGGATTCGGGTGTTACTGCTGAAAAACAGTCAGTTGGAGTAGGTAAGGTCGATTCTGAGTCAACAGAATTGCTTGCAGTATCTACTAAACCGGACGTTGGACTAAGTAAAAATACGGTCTCTGATGCAACAAAGCGCCGAGTTGTCACGTATAAGAAAAAAGTGGGAAATCGGAGTGAGCCGACAGGTGTACGAACTACGCCGACGACTGCCGATCGGTTGACCGCAACAAACAGACATCAATCCAGGCGTTTGCACAAGGACGAAGCGAAGTTGAGAAACCGGGCTAGCAATGTTAGTTCGATTGGTAAACGTGGTTTTACGACCGTCCCTAAATCGGATTACGTAATCAGGTCTACAAGTTCGTTTACCGGGAGGACAGCCAGAAATTCGGCTGAATCAATTCTGTCGAGCGTATCGGCAACGTCAGAAAATGTCGTGCTAGCTGAATCGTCCGAATCTGCACCAATGGTCTTTCCTTCGATAGCGGAGTTAGCCATTCGGCAGGGGAAATGGGCAACGCTGTCCGCGTTGACGAGCCGGGATGTAAAACTGACAACGCCGACCGAACCCGTATCAGCTCCTGCGGTGCAACCAGAGCGTGGGTTTAGTGTTCGGTTCGCGGTATCCCCCGATCTTAGCTCAATTGGACTGACCAACTTCTCCCGGCCGGGAACGAACGTTGGGTTATTTCTGGAGTACCGCATCGCGTCGCGGTGGAGCGTGCAGGCGGGTGTGATTCGGAGTACGAAAGTCTATAACGCATCGGCCTCTCAATATGACGGCGAGAAGCTCTGGTCAAACTGGAAGGTGCTGCCCGAAAGTGTGGACGGGGTCTGTAACATGCTTGATATTCCGATTAACGTACGCTACGATATTGCGCTGCGTCCCCGACTGGATAATCGATTGCAGCCCAACCGCTGGTTTGTGAGTGGTGGTGTAACGTCTTATGTGATGTTGAAGGAGGAGTATACCAATAATTTTGCCGATCCATCTAACCCGCATATTTACCCCGGTATGTGGCGGGAGAGTGTCAGGACAGGCGGTTATGGCTTCAGTCAACTCAATCTTTCGGTGGGCTATGAACGGGCGTTGAGCCGACGCTTATCGTGGCAGATTGAGCCTTTTATGAAAGTTCCGCTCAAGGGCGTTGGTTTTTTCAAGATTAACCTGATGAGCACTGGCGCATTCCTGTCACTGCGTTACAAACTCTGA
- a CDS encoding QcrA and Rieske domain-containing protein has protein sequence MTNLETDQLKRGEFLRSLGMGSAALMAFYCMGTGLTACSSKSDDPTPSTTTPSAGVTGNADASAGTVSFTVDLTNSNYAKLKTTGQYAIVGSLIIAKVKSGSVVALSKTCTHQGTEVQYRSTQDDMYCPNHGSEFSPTGAVEVGPATKALTQYKTSLSADGNTLTVTA, from the coding sequence ATGACGAATTTGGAAACGGATCAATTGAAGCGTGGTGAGTTTTTGCGTAGTCTGGGTATGGGCAGCGCGGCCCTGATGGCTTTTTACTGTATGGGTACGGGATTGACCGCCTGTTCCAGCAAAAGCGACGATCCTACGCCCAGCACCACAACACCCAGCGCTGGCGTAACGGGCAACGCGGATGCATCAGCGGGAACGGTCAGTTTTACCGTGGACCTGACCAATTCTAATTACGCCAAACTAAAAACGACGGGTCAGTATGCCATTGTGGGTAGCCTGATCATTGCCAAAGTGAAAAGTGGTTCCGTGGTTGCCTTATCCAAAACCTGTACGCACCAGGGAACCGAAGTGCAGTACCGGTCAACTCAGGACGACATGTACTGCCCGAATCATGGGTCTGAATTTAGTCCGACAGGTGCTGTCGAAGTAGGCCCGGCAACCAAAGCCCTGACCCAGTATAAAACGTCGCTTAGCGCAGACGGGAATACGCTGACCGTGACTGCTTAA
- a CDS encoding YceI family protein → MNVSFSRGYVLASLLLCAFVSPMAKRKVIADKALSTVTYAAKHPLHKWEGVSHDVNCAMIYNDDTKLPENVAVSIKVASFDSDNNNRDSHAIEVLDGLKYPNVTFVSSDISAGENGVLVAKGNLTFHGVTKPVTLRAIRRDADGKMTLTGEFPVKMSDFNVERPSLMGMKTEDDMALKINVVFPL, encoded by the coding sequence ATGAACGTTTCTTTTAGTCGGGGTTATGTACTAGCCTCGCTGCTTCTCTGCGCCTTTGTAAGCCCAATGGCTAAGCGTAAAGTGATAGCCGATAAAGCACTGTCAACAGTGACCTACGCTGCTAAACATCCGTTGCACAAGTGGGAAGGGGTTAGTCACGATGTCAATTGCGCCATGATCTACAACGATGATACGAAACTACCTGAAAATGTAGCCGTTTCGATTAAAGTGGCCTCGTTCGATAGTGATAACAACAACCGCGACTCACACGCCATTGAAGTGCTCGATGGGTTGAAATACCCCAACGTAACGTTCGTCAGTTCAGACATATCTGCTGGTGAAAATGGCGTGCTGGTGGCAAAAGGGAACCTGACGTTCCATGGTGTGACGAAGCCGGTTACTTTACGAGCGATTCGGCGGGATGCGGATGGTAAAATGACGCTTACCGGCGAATTTCCGGTAAAGATGAGTGACTTCAACGTTGAGCGCCCATCGTTGATGGGCATGAAAACGGAAGACGATATGGCGCTCAAGATCAACGTGGTTTTTCCGTTGTGA
- a CDS encoding oxidoreductase — protein sequence MDTTTKKVWFVTGASKGLGLILVQKLLQNGYAVAATSRNKQELIDAVGDTNAPFLPLAVNLTDETSVRQAIDATIHTLGGLDVVVNNAGYGLTGSLEELTDLEARQNFDINVFGSLNVIRQAMPFLRKQNAGHILNISSIGGFYGNFPGWGIYCATKFAVEGFSESLAAEVNAFGVHVTIVAPGYFRTNFLSAGSFALPITQLDAYKEVRESQQFHQQVMDGNQPGDPEKAADAMIQITTESNPPLHLFLGQDAYDMANAKLNDVHNELEQWKALTVSTGFAS from the coding sequence ATGGATACAACAACGAAGAAAGTGTGGTTTGTGACCGGTGCTTCTAAAGGACTGGGTTTAATTCTAGTGCAGAAATTACTGCAAAATGGGTACGCCGTAGCGGCTACTTCCCGTAATAAACAGGAACTTATTGATGCCGTTGGTGATACGAACGCGCCCTTTTTGCCCTTAGCAGTAAATCTTACGGATGAGACCAGCGTACGGCAGGCGATTGACGCCACGATTCATACACTGGGCGGTCTGGATGTGGTTGTAAACAATGCCGGTTATGGATTAACGGGTAGTCTCGAAGAATTGACCGATCTGGAAGCGCGGCAAAACTTCGACATCAATGTGTTTGGTTCGCTGAATGTTATTCGGCAAGCAATGCCGTTCCTGAGAAAACAAAACGCCGGTCATATACTGAATATCTCATCGATTGGCGGATTCTACGGTAATTTTCCCGGTTGGGGTATTTACTGTGCGACCAAATTTGCCGTGGAGGGATTTTCGGAGTCGCTAGCGGCTGAGGTTAACGCTTTTGGAGTCCACGTGACGATTGTAGCACCGGGCTATTTCAGGACCAACTTTCTGTCGGCGGGTTCATTTGCGCTGCCAATTACTCAGCTAGATGCGTACAAAGAGGTACGGGAGTCACAGCAGTTTCATCAACAGGTTATGGACGGAAACCAGCCGGGCGATCCCGAAAAAGCAGCGGATGCAATGATCCAGATCACCACCGAATCCAACCCGCCCCTGCACCTGTTTCTCGGCCAGGACGCGTACGACATGGCTAACGCAAAACTAAATGATGTTCACAACGAACTGGAACAGTGGAAGGCCCTGACAGTTTCGACGGGCTTTGCGAGCTGA
- a CDS encoding TCR/Tet family MFS transporter: protein MASKRTAPALVFIFITLLIDVTGLGIIIPVFPKLIEQLIHGNISQAASWGGFLTSSYALMQFAFSPILGGLSDRYGRRPVLLFSLFGFGIDYLFQGFAPSIGWLFLGRILAGITGASFTTATAYIADISPPEKRAQNFGLVGAAFGVGFILGPAAGGFLGQFGPRVPFFVSAGLTLVNFLYGYFILPESLAPENRRPFNWRRANPVSSLMRLGKYPVILGLVASLVLIYIAGFAVQGTWTFYTMEKFKWDEKTVGLSLAAIGVSFAVVQGGLSRVIIPKLGQQRSVYVGMLFSALGFALFAFATKSWMMFAFMGVYALGGIAGPSIQGIISNQVPSNEQGELQGALTSLTSTTSIIGPFMMTNLFSYFTAADTPVYFPGAPFVFGSVLIFISAILARRGLNRTQPTTT from the coding sequence ATGGCCTCCAAACGTACGGCTCCTGCCCTTGTCTTTATCTTCATTACGCTCCTGATCGACGTTACGGGCCTGGGTATCATTATTCCCGTTTTTCCGAAACTGATCGAGCAACTGATTCACGGGAACATCAGTCAGGCGGCCTCCTGGGGTGGTTTTCTCACGTCCTCGTATGCGCTGATGCAGTTTGCTTTCTCACCCATTCTGGGCGGATTGAGTGATCGCTACGGGCGTCGGCCGGTGCTGCTGTTTTCGCTGTTTGGCTTCGGTATCGATTATCTATTCCAGGGCTTTGCCCCCTCCATTGGCTGGCTGTTTCTGGGGCGCATCTTGGCCGGTATTACGGGCGCCAGTTTCACAACCGCTACGGCCTATATCGCCGACATCAGCCCACCCGAGAAACGGGCGCAAAATTTTGGATTGGTCGGAGCCGCTTTCGGTGTCGGCTTTATTCTCGGTCCGGCAGCCGGTGGTTTTCTGGGCCAGTTTGGACCACGCGTTCCTTTCTTCGTTTCGGCCGGATTGACGCTGGTCAATTTCCTCTACGGTTATTTTATTCTTCCCGAGTCGCTTGCCCCCGAAAATCGCCGACCCTTCAACTGGCGACGGGCGAATCCGGTCAGCTCGCTGATGCGGCTGGGCAAATATCCTGTTATTCTTGGCCTGGTCGCGTCGCTGGTACTGATCTACATTGCCGGATTTGCCGTGCAGGGCACCTGGACGTTCTACACGATGGAAAAATTCAAGTGGGACGAAAAGACGGTTGGTTTATCACTGGCCGCCATTGGGGTTTCGTTTGCCGTTGTTCAGGGGGGATTAAGCCGGGTCATCATTCCGAAACTGGGGCAGCAACGGTCGGTTTACGTAGGCATGTTGTTCAGCGCACTCGGCTTTGCGCTGTTCGCTTTCGCCACGAAAAGCTGGATGATGTTTGCCTTCATGGGCGTGTATGCCCTGGGCGGTATCGCCGGTCCTTCCATACAAGGTATCATCTCTAACCAGGTTCCGTCAAACGAACAGGGCGAATTGCAGGGCGCGTTGACCAGCCTGACCAGCACAACGTCGATTATTGGTCCGTTCATGATGACGAACCTGTTTTCGTACTTCACCGCAGCGGACACACCGGTCTATTTTCCGGGTGCACCGTTTGTGTTCGGGTCCGTACTGATCTTCATTAGTGCGATTCTGGCCCGACGCGGTCTCAACCGAACGCAGCCGACGACGACCTAA
- the dnaN gene encoding DNA polymerase III subunit beta, with the protein MKFIVSSSVLLKNLQNINGVVATNPIVPILENFLFRIEDGTLIVTASDLQTTMTTQIPVEASENGAIAIPAKLLLDTLRSLPEQPVTINIDTETFGTEILTDNGRYKLSGENPIDFPKLPTVNKSLSVEIPSDVLLGAINNTVFATSTDDLRPAMTGVYLQMSPDNATFVATDGHRLIRYRRTDLNASASSSIIIPRKALQLLKASLPDGVEVTAEFSQANASFTFGGNGRPTTQLICRLIDERFPDYENAIPTNNPNVMTIGRTDLLNSLKRIMIYANRTTHQIRLSLKANSLTISAEDLDYSNEANEKLLCDYDGDSMEIGFNAKLMAEVLSNLTAKMISLELSAPNRAGLLIPADKEENEDILMLVMPVMLNTYA; encoded by the coding sequence ATGAAATTTATCGTTTCCTCGTCCGTCCTGCTTAAAAATCTCCAAAATATCAACGGCGTCGTGGCGACCAACCCGATTGTGCCGATCCTTGAAAACTTTCTGTTTCGCATCGAAGACGGTACGCTGATCGTGACGGCGTCGGACCTGCAAACGACCATGACGACCCAAATTCCGGTCGAAGCGTCGGAGAACGGAGCGATTGCCATACCCGCCAAATTGCTGCTGGATACGCTTCGCAGCCTTCCCGAACAGCCGGTGACGATCAACATCGATACGGAAACATTCGGAACTGAAATCCTGACCGACAACGGTCGCTATAAGCTTTCCGGCGAAAATCCGATCGACTTCCCGAAACTGCCGACCGTCAACAAAAGCCTGTCCGTCGAGATACCTTCGGACGTGTTGCTGGGCGCCATCAACAACACCGTTTTTGCCACCAGTACCGACGATCTTCGCCCGGCTATGACGGGGGTTTATCTGCAAATGAGCCCCGACAATGCTACCTTCGTCGCCACCGACGGTCACCGGCTCATCCGGTATCGCCGGACCGACCTAAACGCATCGGCCAGCTCATCGATCATTATTCCCCGGAAGGCGCTACAACTGCTGAAAGCATCCCTGCCCGACGGCGTTGAGGTGACGGCTGAATTCAGTCAGGCCAATGCGTCGTTCACCTTCGGCGGCAACGGTCGTCCGACCACCCAGCTGATTTGTCGGTTGATCGACGAACGCTTCCCGGACTACGAAAACGCGATTCCGACCAACAATCCGAACGTGATGACCATTGGCCGGACCGATCTGCTTAATTCACTGAAGCGGATCATGATCTATGCCAACCGCACCACGCACCAGATCCGGCTGTCGCTCAAAGCCAACTCGCTGACGATCTCGGCCGAGGACCTGGATTACTCCAACGAAGCCAACGAAAAACTCCTCTGCGACTACGATGGCGATTCGATGGAAATCGGCTTCAACGCGAAACTGATGGCCGAAGTGTTGAGCAACCTTACCGCGAAAATGATTTCGCTGGAATTGTCGGCCCCGAACCGGGCGGGTCTGCTCATTCCAGCCGACAAAGAAGAAAACGAAGACATTCTGATGCTGGTGATGCCGGTCATGCTGAATACCTACGCCTAA
- a CDS encoding DUF2480 family protein, with product METEIINRVVNSGLVTLDLEDYYHPGERVVYDLKDNLYMGLILREKEFRTFLKQHDWSQYTGKNVAITCSEDAIVPTWAYMLLTLQLQPYANTIVFGSLADLEAKLYFDAIAQINPGDYQDARVVVKGCAKVPVPTAAYVEITRVLRPVVHSLLFGEPCSTVPLYKRPKAPGLVSNE from the coding sequence ATGGAGACTGAAATCATCAATCGGGTTGTCAACAGCGGCCTTGTCACGCTTGATCTGGAAGACTATTATCATCCTGGCGAACGGGTAGTCTATGATCTGAAAGACAATCTCTATATGGGATTGATCCTGAGGGAGAAAGAATTTCGGACCTTTCTTAAACAACACGATTGGAGTCAGTATACCGGTAAGAACGTAGCGATCACCTGTAGCGAGGACGCCATCGTGCCGACGTGGGCCTATATGCTGTTGACGCTTCAGCTTCAGCCCTACGCCAATACGATCGTATTTGGCTCACTGGCTGATCTGGAAGCGAAGCTGTATTTCGATGCCATTGCGCAGATCAATCCCGGCGACTACCAGGATGCGCGGGTGGTGGTGAAAGGATGCGCTAAAGTGCCTGTGCCAACGGCAGCCTACGTCGAGATAACCCGCGTTCTGCGCCCCGTTGTGCACAGCCTGCTTTTCGGTGAGCCGTGCAGTACGGTGCCGCTCTACAAACGACCCAAAGCGCCGGGATTAGTGAGCAACGAATAG
- a CDS encoding ABC transporter ATP-binding protein, with product MQLEIQDLSKTYANGVRALKSISLTISQGMFGLLGPNGAGKSSLMRTIATLQEADSGSVRLTGLPVDSYTPERLDVLTQKDAVRRVLGYLPQEFGVYPRVTAEAMLDHIASLKGIANSRERKEIVEGLLQKVNLYQVRKKNLGTYSGGMKQRFGIAQALIGSPRLIIVDEPTAGLDPAERNRFHNLLSEIGENTIVILSTHIVEDVTNLCSDMAIICLGEVVATGDPNDLVAGLNGKIWQKFIEKTEIDVYRRTHRVISTQLKGGKTRLHAYSDLPLSGFDPVSPDLEDVYFAKITEKMDVVTV from the coding sequence ATGCAACTCGAAATACAGGACCTCTCTAAAACCTACGCCAATGGCGTTCGGGCATTGAAATCGATTTCGCTTACCATTTCGCAGGGAATGTTCGGTTTGCTTGGGCCCAACGGGGCGGGTAAATCATCACTGATGCGCACGATTGCTACCCTACAGGAAGCCGACAGCGGAAGTGTGCGGCTTACGGGCCTGCCGGTCGACAGCTACACCCCGGAACGTTTGGATGTATTGACCCAGAAAGATGCCGTTCGTCGGGTATTGGGTTATCTGCCGCAGGAGTTTGGCGTGTATCCGCGCGTGACCGCCGAAGCTATGCTCGATCATATCGCGTCCCTGAAAGGTATTGCCAATAGTCGCGAGCGAAAAGAAATCGTGGAGGGCTTGCTCCAAAAGGTAAATCTGTATCAGGTCCGCAAGAAAAATCTGGGTACGTATTCGGGCGGTATGAAGCAACGATTCGGGATTGCACAGGCGCTCATCGGTAGCCCACGACTCATTATTGTCGACGAACCCACCGCTGGTCTTGATCCCGCCGAGCGGAACCGGTTTCATAACCTGCTGTCGGAAATCGGGGAAAATACCATCGTCATTCTATCGACCCACATCGTTGAAGACGTCACGAATCTTTGCTCCGACATGGCAATCATTTGTCTCGGTGAGGTCGTGGCTACCGGCGATCCGAACGATCTGGTGGCTGGCCTGAACGGGAAAATCTGGCAGAAATTTATTGAGAAAACAGAAATTGACGTGTATCGGCGAACGCACCGCGTCATTTCGACGCAGCTTAAAGGAGGTAAAACCCGGCTACACGCCTACAGCGATCTGCCACTATCGGGTTTCGACCCGGTTTCGCCCGATCTGGAGGACGTGTACTTCGCGAAAATCACAGAAAAAATGGATGTGGTTACTGTGTAG